In Osmerus mordax isolate fOsmMor3 chromosome 24, fOsmMor3.pri, whole genome shotgun sequence, the following are encoded in one genomic region:
- the LOC136932794 gene encoding hibernation-specific plasma protein HP-55-like produces MRTALCLCVILAVICSGLGHEGNDHHHGKGHGKGKGHGERHGHGHHHGHKHEHGHHHRDNGTQLHRLVKLGNSEFAFRLYKHLTTQPGSQGKNVFFSPMSVTLALASLSIGARGQTHQQLFSGLGFNNTLLTQQAVDEAFKTIITVARNGSSGDMGIGGALFIKDGVVVNPEFLGALEEYYLSDSFNIDFTKTAEATDTINTFVGKKTYGKIDKLVTDLDPSTVMYLLSYIYLKGKWEVPFDPKDTREDDFRINDQSTVKVQMMFVESHFSSYYDREISTTVLRLKFNNTHTMILALPEKGLDTLEEVICKDHVSKWRKWMQAKRYKVAIPKFSIKTSYSLKDVLSGMGMEDLFTDVADFSGISESQKMKVSEVVHQATLDVDELGATAAAATGVGIVPMSFYRAPLLKFDRPFMVLVVDSVTDSILFMGKIVDPTK; encoded by the exons ATGCGGACGGCTTTGTGTCTCTGCGTCATTTTGGCAGTGATCTGTTCAGGCTTAGGTCATGAAGGCAATGACCACCACCACGGCAAAGGTCATGGAAAGGGCAAAGGtcatggagagagacatgggcaCGGACACCATCACGGACACAAACATGAGCACGGGCACCATCACAGAGACAACGGCACCCAACTTCACCGGTTGGTGAAGTTGGGCAACAGCGAGTTTGCCTTCCGTCTCTACAAGCACCTGACGACTCAGCCCGGATCCCAGGGCAAGAACGTTTTCTTCTCCCCGATGAGTGTCACCCTTGCCCTGGCCTCGCTGTCCATAGGTGCCAGGGGTCAGACCCACCAGCAGCTGTTCAGCGGCCTGGGCTTCAACAACACCCTTCTGACCCAGCAGGCGGTCGACGAGGCCTTCAAGACCATCATCACCGTCGCCCGCAACGGCTCGTCCGGGGACATGGGCATCGGAGGGGCCCTGTTCATCAAGGACGGCGTTGTTGTGAACCCCGAGTTCCTGGGGGCCTTGGAAGAGTACTACCTCTCCGACAGTTTCAACATAGACTTCACCAAGACCGCAGAAGCCACGGACACGATTAACACATTTGTGGGGAAGAAAACATACGGCAAGATAGACAAGTTGGTCACGGACCTGGACCCAAGCACTGTCATGTACCTCCTCAGCTACATCTACCTCAAGG GAAAATGGGAGGTTCCTTTTGACCCTAAGGATACCAGAGAGGACGATTTCCGCATCAATGACCAATCAACAGTTAAGGTCCAGATGATGTTTGTGGAGAGTCATTTTAGTTCCTATTATGACAGGGAGATCTCCACCACTGTCCTCCGCCTTAAGTTCAACAACACCCACACCATGATCCTGGCACTGCCAGAGAAAGGCTTGGACACTCTGGAGGAGGTCATATGCAAGGACCATGTCAGCAAGTGGCGCAAGTGGATGCAGGCTAA GAGATACAAAGTAGCTATCCCCAAGTTCTCCATCAAAACATCCTACTCCCTCAAGGATGTCCTGAGTGGTATGGGAATGGAGGATCTGTTCACAGATGTCGCTGACTTCAGTGGCATTTCAGAGAGTCAGAAGATGAAAGTATCTGAG GTGGTGCACCAAGCCACCTTAGATGTGGACGAGTTGGGGGCGACCGCTGCAGCAGCTACAGGAGTTGGCATCGTCCCGATGTCCTTTTATCGCGCCCCTCTCCTGAAGTTTGACCGTCCT
- the nmrk1 gene encoding nicotinamide riboside kinase 1 encodes MQKSLVVGIGGTTNGGKSTLSQSLQQRIPNSCIIAQDTFFKDDSMVPVDSNGFKQYDTLNAINMDLMMREVELWRTDPGVYLTSRGTGPPPETPDQEKVYVLIVEGFLIFNHRPLNELMDMRYFLEIPFEVCRERRCSRVYNPPDPPGYFDGHVWPMYLKNKQEMEDTVSGIVVLDGLKLKEDLLASVCEAITREMQSLVG; translated from the exons ATGCAGAAGAGTCTAGTCGTTGGAATAGGAGG CACGACAAATGGAGGGAAGTCCACTTTGTCTCAGAGTCTTCAACAAAGAATCCCCAACAGCTGCATTATTGCTCAGGACACTTTCTTCAAG GATGACTCAATGGTGCCAGTGGACAGCAATGGGTTCAAACAGTATGATA CGCTCAACGCCATCAACATGGACCTGATGATGAGGGAGGTGGAGTTGTGGAGGACAGATCCAGGTGTGTATCTCACGTCTAGGGGCACTGGCCCACCGCCAGAGACGCCAGACCAGGAGAAGGTCTACGTTCTCATCGTGGAAGGGTTCCTCATCTTCAACCACAG ACCGCTGAACGAATTAATGGACATGAGATACTTCCTAGAGATCCCCTTTGAGGtttgcagagagaggagatg CTCACGAGTGTACAATCCCCCTGACCCTCCGGGCTACTTTGACGGACATGTTTGGCCGATGTATTTGAAAAACAAGCAAGAGATGGAAGATACGGTGTCAGGGATAG TCGTATTGGATGGATTGAAGTTAAAGGAAGATTTGTTAGCATCTGTGTGTGAGGCTATAACTCGTGAAATGCAGAGCCTCGTGG GGTAA
- the ostf1 gene encoding osteoclast-stimulating factor 1 — protein sequence MSKPPPKPAKPGQVKVFRAMFTFDPRTPDELYFEEGDILYISDTSDSNWWKGTCRGRTGLIPSNYVAEQAESIDNPMHEAAKRGNLSWLRECLDNKVGINGLDKAGSTALYWGCHGGHRDVVEVLLSQANVELNQQNKLGDTALHAAAWKGYSDIVEMLLNKNARTDILNNEKKLALEMATNAQCASLLKRKLGGNITRTYSNAEEYLDDEDSD from the exons ATGTCTAAGCCTCCTCCTAAACCGGCCAAGCCAG GCCAGGTCAAAGTGTTCCGCGCTATGTTCACGTTTGACCCTCGAACC CCTGACGAGCTGTACTTCGAAGAGggagacatactgtacatctcTGACAcg AGTGACAGTAATTGGTGGAAGGGAACCTGCCGAGGGCGGACCGGCCTCATCCCAAGCAACTACG TGGCTGAGCAAGCAGAATCCATCGACAACCCGATGCACGAGGCCGCCAAACGGG gtAATCTGAGCTGGCTGCGGGAGTGTCTCGATAACAAGGTGGGCATCAACGGGCTGGACAAGGCTGGAAGCACCGCCCTCTACTGGGGGTGCCACGGAGGACACAGAG ATGTGGTGGAGGTCTTGCTGAGCCAGGCCAATGTGGAGCTGAatcagcag AACAAGCTGGGAGACACTGCTCTCCACGCGGCCGCCTGGAAGGGCTACTCTGACATAGTGGAGATGCTCCTGAACAAGA ACGCAAGGACGGACATCTTGAACAACGAGAAGAAGCTGGCTCTGGAGATGGCCACCAACGCCCAGTGTGCCTCCCTCCTCAAGAGGAAGCTGGGAGGCA ACATCACACGGACGTACAGCAACGCGGAGGAGTACCTGGACGACGAAGACTCTGACTGA